In the Hordeum vulgare subsp. vulgare chromosome 7H, MorexV3_pseudomolecules_assembly, whole genome shotgun sequence genome, one interval contains:
- the LOC123413286 gene encoding receptor-like protein kinase HERK 1, whose product MPAAGRSGGPGQVNIMTGRRKLHVVTLAILCFWSSAGVCKAQTVDFKPADSYLVDCGSAKGTTVLGRNFAADGASPVTVSTSQDILAGTSANGVSSFDNPVLYQTARIFTSPSSYTFPIQKQGRHFVRLYFYPFIYQTYDLSTAKFTVSTQDVLLLSDFQQPDKTAPLFKEYSLNITRDQLVISFKPSNGIAFINAIEVVSVPDDLIADVANMVNPVQQYSGLTTQSLETVYRVNMGGPKVFPSNDTLSRTWQKDQKYILNPSVTKTAQYGKAINYRNGGATPLTAPDIVYSTATELAASNTSNALFNMTWQFDVDAGFSYLIRFHFCDIVSKALNQLYFNAYVGGFFAQHDLDLSEQSVNQLATAIYVDVVLSSNDASSKLSISIGPSTLNNALPDGILNGLEIMKMGSGSGSAFTVGNNGSNKKLPIIIGSVLGVVGLLIIILVVVLLCRRKKTDDKQHSKTWMPFSINGLTSLSTGSRTSYGTTLTSGLNGSYGYRFAFNVLQEATNNFDENWVIGVGGFGKVYKGALRDDTKVAVKRGNPKSQQGLNEFRTEIELLSRLRHRHLVSLIGYCDERNEMILVYEYMENGTVKSHLYGSDNPSLNWKQRLEICIGAARGLHYLHTGSAKAIIHRDVKSANILLDENLLAKVADFGLSKTGPELDQTHVSTAVKGSFGYLDPEYFRRQQLTEKSDVYSFGVVMLEVLCARPVIDPSLPREMVNLAEWGMKWQKRGELHQIVDQKLSGAIRPDSLRKFGETVEKCLADYGVERPSMGDVLWNLEYVLQLQDADSSTVSDVNSMNRIVDLSSQVQHVGAMESISVTMAEDGASHEPDHDLSDVSMSRVFSQLIKAEGR is encoded by the exons ATGCCCGCCGCGGGGCGCTCCGGTGGACCGGGGCAG GTCAACATTATGACGGGGAGGAGGAAGCTGCATGTGGTGACTTTGGCGATCTTGTGTTTCTGGTCATCTGCTGGGGTCTGCAAAGCACAAACAGTGGATTTCAAGCCTGCCGACAGCTACCTGGTTGACTGTGGGTCTGCCAAGGGCACCACGGTTCTCGGGAGGAACTTCGCTGCCGATGGGGCATCTCCGGTGACCGTGTCCACCTCCCAAGATATCCTTGCCGGCACCTCGGCCAACGGGGTGTCTTCGTTCGACAACCCGGTGCTTTACCAGACCGCCCGCATCTTCACGAGCCCGTCATCCTATACTTTTCCTATCCAGAAGCAGGGGCGGCATTTTGTTCGTCTCTACTTCTACCCCTTCATCTACCAGACTTATGATCTCTCCACCGCCAAGTTCACCGTGTCGACCCAAGATGTGCTCCTGCTCAGCGATTTCCAGCAGCCGGACAAGACGGCCCCTCTGTTCAAGGAATACTCTTTGAACATCACCCGTGAccagcttgtcatttccttcaagCCGTCAAACGGAATTGCATTCATCAACGCAATTGAGGTGGTTTCTGTTCCAGATGATCTCATAGCCGATGTAGCCAATATGGTCAACCCTGTGCAGCAGTACAGCGGTTTGACTACACAGTCACTGGAGACGGTGTATCGTGTCAACATGGGTGGTCCGAAGGTCTTCCCAAGCAATGACACCCTCTCGAGGACTTGGCAGAAGGATCAGAAGTACATACTGAACCCCAGTGTGACCAAAACTGCTCAATATGGCAAGGCTATCAACTACAGGAATGGCGGGGCAACTCCACTGACGGCCCCAGATATTGTGTACAGTACAGCTACGGAATTGGCTGCTTCAAACACATCCAACGCACTTTTCAACATGACATGGCAGTTTGATGTGGATGCAGGCTTTAGCTATCTGATAAGATTTCACTTCTGTGATATAGTCAGCAAGGCATTGAACCAGCTCTACTTCAATGCATATGTGGGAGGCTTCTTTGCACAGCATGATCTTGATCTCTCAGAGCAATCAGTGAATCAACTGGCTACAGCTATCTATGTTGATGTGGTTCTTTCTTCCAATGATGCATCTAGCAAGCTCAGCATCAGTATTGGTCCATCCACTTTGAACAATGCATTGCCTGATGGGATTCTGAATGGCCTTGAGATTATGAAGATGGGCAGTGGCTCTGGTTCTGCTTTCACTGTTGGGAATAATGGTTCAAACAAAAAGTTGCCCATAATTATTGGCTCAGTCCTTGGGGTTGTTGGGCTTCTGATAATCATCCTTGTCGTGGTACTGCtttgccggaggaagaagaccgaTGACAAGCAGCACTCCAAGACCTGGATGCCTTTCTCTATCAATGGGCTCACGTCTCTCAGTACAGGAAGTAGAACTTCTTATGGTACTACACTAACATCAGGCCTGAATGGAAGCTATGGATATCGCTTCGCCTTCAATGTGCTCCAAGAAGCAACAAACAATTTTGATGAGAACTGGGTCATTGGAGTCGGAGGTTTTGGGAAAGTCTACAAGGGAGCGTTGAGGGATGACACAAAGGTTGCTGTGAAGCGAGGAAACCCCAAGTCTCAGCAAGGTCTCAACGAGTTCCGGACCGAGATCGAACTCCTTTCACGTCTGCGTCACCGTCACCTGGTGTCTCTGATTGGGTACtgtgatgaaaggaatgagatgatCTTGGTCTACGAGTACATGGAGAACGGGACCGTCAAGAGCCACCTATATGGTTCAGACAACCCCTCACTCAACTGGAAGCAGCGCCTGGAGATCTGCATTGGAGCAGCAAGGGGGCTACACTATCTTCACACTGGTTCTGCAAAGGCCATTATCCACCGTGATGTCAAGTCTGCAAACATCTTGCTTGATGAGAATCTCCTTGCCAAAGTCGCTGACTTTGGGCTGTCAAAGACTGGGCCCGAGCTGGATCAAACTCATGTCAGCACTGCAGTGAAGGGTAGCTTTGGGTACCTTGACCCTGAATACTTTCGGAGACAGCAGCTGACTGAGAAGTCAGATGTCTACTCCTTCGGCGTTGTCATGCTGGAGGTGCTCTGCGCGAGGCCGGTGATTGACCCTTCGCTCCCAAGGGAAATGGTGAACTTGGCAGAGTGGGGAATGAAGTGGCAGAAGAGAGGGGAGCTGCATCAGATCGTTGACCAGAAGCTTTCCGGCGCGATCAGGCCGGACTCTCTAAGGAAGTTCGGCGAGACGGTGGAGAAGTGCCTGGCGGACTACGGCGTGGAGCGGCCGTCGATGGGGGACGTGCTCTGGAACTTGGAGTATGTCCTGCAGCTCCAGGACGCGGATTCTTCGACCGTGTCGGACGTGAACAGCATGAACCGGATCGTCGACCTGTCGTCGCAGGTTCAGCACGTCGGTGCCATGGAGAGCATCAGCGTGACGATGGCGGAGGACGGAGCTTCGCACGAGCCTGACCACGACCTCTCCGACGTGTCGATGAGCAGGGTTTTCTCTCAGCTGATCAAAGCCGAGGGGAGGTGA